In a single window of the Diospyros lotus cultivar Yz01 chromosome 10, ASM1463336v1, whole genome shotgun sequence genome:
- the LOC127812002 gene encoding DNA repair protein recA homolog 1, chloroplastic isoform X6: protein MVFPLKPQFVVSKIQPPLLSPPFSLQFQPFPTRLKSNFAPKQIRVSSQFDVKVNGALSTDPDPHFLDRQKALEAAMNDINNSFGKGSVTRLGSAGGALVETFPSGCLTLDFALGGGLPKGRIVEIYGPESSGKTTLALHAIAEVQKVGGNAMLVDAEHAFDPTYSKALGVDVENLIVCQPDNGEMALEIADRICRSGAVDLICIDSVSALTPRAEIEGEIGMQQMGLQARLMSQALRKMSGNASKAGCTLIFLNQIRHKIGVYYGNPEVTSGGIALKFFASLRLEIRTIGKIKSAKGDEDIGIRVRVRVQKSKVSRPYKQAEFEITFGEGVSNLGCILDCAEMMNIVLKKGSWYSYGDNSLFGP from the exons ATGGTGTTCCCGCTAAAACCCCAATTTGTTGTCTCCAAAATTCAACCCCCTCTTCTGTCGCCTCCCTTTTCACTGCAATTTCAACCCTTCCCTACTCGCTTGAAATCGAATTTCGCACCCAAGCAAATTAGGGTTAGCTCCCAGTTCGACGTCAAGGTCAATGGCGCTCTTTCCACTGATCCCGACCCCCATTTCCTCGATCGG CAAAAAGCACTGGAAGCAGCAATGAATGACATAAATAATTCATTTGGGAAAGGGAGTGTCACAAGATTGGGCAGTGCTGGTGGAGCTCTAGT AGAAACTTTTCCAAGCGGCTGCTTGACGTTAGACTTTGCCCTTGGTGGCGGCCTTCCTAAAGGCAGAATTGTTGAG ATATATGGGCCAGAAAGTAGTGGAAAGACCACCTTGGCGCTCCATGCAATTGCAGAGGTGCAG AAGGTAGGAGGCAACGCCATGCTTGTCGATGCAgagcatgcttttgatcctacATATTCTAAGGCATTGGGAGTTGATGTAGAAAATTTGATTGTTTGCCAACCTGATAACGGGGAGATGGCCCTTGAga TTGCAGATCGTATTTGCAGATCTGGTGCTGTAGATCTCATCTGCATTGATTCTGTCTCAGCTCTTACTCCACGAGCTGAAATTGAA GGGGAAATTGGAATGCAGCAGATGGGTTTGCAAGCACGGCTTATGAGCCAGGCCCTGCGTAAAATGTCTGGGAATGCCTCTAAAGCTGGGTGTACTCTTATTTTCCTTAATCAAATAAGACACAAG ATTGGGGTATACTATGGAAATCCTGAAGTCACCAGTGGAGGCATTGCTTTGAAGTTCTTTGCATCACTTCGGCTTGAAATACGTACTATAGGGAAGATTAAATCT GCTAAAGGAGATGAAGACATTGGGATTAGAGTTCGTGTGAGAGTGCAAAAGAGTAAG GTGTCAAGGCCATACAAGCAAGCGGAGTTTGAAATTACTTTTGGTGAAGGAGTTAGCAATCTG GGTTGCATTTTAGACTGTGCTGAAATGATGAACATAGTCTTAAAGAAGGGTTCCTGGTATAGCTATGGAGATAATAG CTTGTTCGGTCCATGA
- the LOC127812002 gene encoding DNA repair protein recA homolog 1, chloroplastic isoform X2 — MVFPLKPQFVVSKIQPPLLSPPFSLQFQPFPTRLKSNFAPKQIRVSSQFDVKVNGALSTDPDPHFLDRQKALEAAMNDINNSFGKGSVTRLGSAGGALVETFPSGCLTLDFALGGGLPKGRIVEIYGPESSGKTTLALHAIAEVQKVGGNAMLVDAEHAFDPTYSKALGVDVENLIVCQPDNGEMALENRICRSGAVDLICIDSVSALTPRAEIEGEIGMQQMGLQARLMSQALRKMSGNASKAGCTLIFLNQIRHKIGVYYGNPEVTSGGIALKFFASLRLEIRTIGKIKSAKGDEDIGIRVRVRVQKSKVSRPYKQAEFEITFGEGVSNLGCILDCAEMMNIVLKKGSWYSYGDNRLGQGRDRALQYLIENPLVSGEIEKLVRSMMIDGIGQVGSSHLKHLPPQHEHADIFEELQ, encoded by the exons ATGGTGTTCCCGCTAAAACCCCAATTTGTTGTCTCCAAAATTCAACCCCCTCTTCTGTCGCCTCCCTTTTCACTGCAATTTCAACCCTTCCCTACTCGCTTGAAATCGAATTTCGCACCCAAGCAAATTAGGGTTAGCTCCCAGTTCGACGTCAAGGTCAATGGCGCTCTTTCCACTGATCCCGACCCCCATTTCCTCGATCGG CAAAAAGCACTGGAAGCAGCAATGAATGACATAAATAATTCATTTGGGAAAGGGAGTGTCACAAGATTGGGCAGTGCTGGTGGAGCTCTAGT AGAAACTTTTCCAAGCGGCTGCTTGACGTTAGACTTTGCCCTTGGTGGCGGCCTTCCTAAAGGCAGAATTGTTGAG ATATATGGGCCAGAAAGTAGTGGAAAGACCACCTTGGCGCTCCATGCAATTGCAGAGGTGCAG AAGGTAGGAGGCAACGCCATGCTTGTCGATGCAgagcatgcttttgatcctacATATTCTAAGGCATTGGGAGTTGATGTAGAAAATTTGATTGTTTGCCAACCTGATAACGGGGAGATGGCCCTTGAga ATCGTATTTGCAGATCTGGTGCTGTAGATCTCATCTGCATTGATTCTGTCTCAGCTCTTACTCCACGAGCTGAAATTGAA GGGGAAATTGGAATGCAGCAGATGGGTTTGCAAGCACGGCTTATGAGCCAGGCCCTGCGTAAAATGTCTGGGAATGCCTCTAAAGCTGGGTGTACTCTTATTTTCCTTAATCAAATAAGACACAAG ATTGGGGTATACTATGGAAATCCTGAAGTCACCAGTGGAGGCATTGCTTTGAAGTTCTTTGCATCACTTCGGCTTGAAATACGTACTATAGGGAAGATTAAATCT GCTAAAGGAGATGAAGACATTGGGATTAGAGTTCGTGTGAGAGTGCAAAAGAGTAAG GTGTCAAGGCCATACAAGCAAGCGGAGTTTGAAATTACTTTTGGTGAAGGAGTTAGCAATCTG GGTTGCATTTTAGACTGTGCTGAAATGATGAACATAGTCTTAAAGAAGGGTTCCTGGTATAGCTATGGAGATAATAG gttGGGACAAGGGAGAGACAGAGCATTACAATACTTGATAGAGAACCCTCTTGTTTCTGGTGAAATTGAGAAG CTTGTTCGGTCCATGATGATTGATGGTATTGGCCAAGTGGGCTCGTCGCATTTGAAGCACTTGCCACCACAGCATGAACATGCAGATATTTTTGAAGAGTTACAGTAG
- the LOC127812002 gene encoding DNA repair protein recA homolog 1, chloroplastic isoform X3, whose product MVFPLKPQFVVSKIQPPLLSPPFSLQFQPFPTRLKSNFAPKQIRVSSQFDVKVNGALSTDPDPHFLDRQKALEAAMNDINNSFGKGSVTRLGSAGGALVETFPSGCLTLDFALGGGLPKGRIVEIYGPESSGKTTLALHAIAEKVGGNAMLVDAEHAFDPTYSKALGVDVENLIVCQPDNGEMALEIADRICRSGAVDLICIDSVSALTPRAEIEGEIGMQQMGLQARLMSQALRKMSGNASKAGCTLIFLNQIRHKIGVYYGNPEVTSGGIALKFFASLRLEIRTIGKIKSAKGDEDIGIRVRVRVQKSKVSRPYKQAEFEITFGEGVSNLGCILDCAEMMNIVLKKGSWYSYGDNRLGQGRDRALQYLIENPLVSGEIEKLVRSMMIDGIGQVGSSHLKHLPPQHEHADIFEELQ is encoded by the exons ATGGTGTTCCCGCTAAAACCCCAATTTGTTGTCTCCAAAATTCAACCCCCTCTTCTGTCGCCTCCCTTTTCACTGCAATTTCAACCCTTCCCTACTCGCTTGAAATCGAATTTCGCACCCAAGCAAATTAGGGTTAGCTCCCAGTTCGACGTCAAGGTCAATGGCGCTCTTTCCACTGATCCCGACCCCCATTTCCTCGATCGG CAAAAAGCACTGGAAGCAGCAATGAATGACATAAATAATTCATTTGGGAAAGGGAGTGTCACAAGATTGGGCAGTGCTGGTGGAGCTCTAGT AGAAACTTTTCCAAGCGGCTGCTTGACGTTAGACTTTGCCCTTGGTGGCGGCCTTCCTAAAGGCAGAATTGTTGAG ATATATGGGCCAGAAAGTAGTGGAAAGACCACCTTGGCGCTCCATGCAATTGCAGAG AAGGTAGGAGGCAACGCCATGCTTGTCGATGCAgagcatgcttttgatcctacATATTCTAAGGCATTGGGAGTTGATGTAGAAAATTTGATTGTTTGCCAACCTGATAACGGGGAGATGGCCCTTGAga TTGCAGATCGTATTTGCAGATCTGGTGCTGTAGATCTCATCTGCATTGATTCTGTCTCAGCTCTTACTCCACGAGCTGAAATTGAA GGGGAAATTGGAATGCAGCAGATGGGTTTGCAAGCACGGCTTATGAGCCAGGCCCTGCGTAAAATGTCTGGGAATGCCTCTAAAGCTGGGTGTACTCTTATTTTCCTTAATCAAATAAGACACAAG ATTGGGGTATACTATGGAAATCCTGAAGTCACCAGTGGAGGCATTGCTTTGAAGTTCTTTGCATCACTTCGGCTTGAAATACGTACTATAGGGAAGATTAAATCT GCTAAAGGAGATGAAGACATTGGGATTAGAGTTCGTGTGAGAGTGCAAAAGAGTAAG GTGTCAAGGCCATACAAGCAAGCGGAGTTTGAAATTACTTTTGGTGAAGGAGTTAGCAATCTG GGTTGCATTTTAGACTGTGCTGAAATGATGAACATAGTCTTAAAGAAGGGTTCCTGGTATAGCTATGGAGATAATAG gttGGGACAAGGGAGAGACAGAGCATTACAATACTTGATAGAGAACCCTCTTGTTTCTGGTGAAATTGAGAAG CTTGTTCGGTCCATGATGATTGATGGTATTGGCCAAGTGGGCTCGTCGCATTTGAAGCACTTGCCACCACAGCATGAACATGCAGATATTTTTGAAGAGTTACAGTAG
- the LOC127812002 gene encoding DNA repair protein recA homolog 1, chloroplastic isoform X1 codes for MVFPLKPQFVVSKIQPPLLSPPFSLQFQPFPTRLKSNFAPKQIRVSSQFDVKVNGALSTDPDPHFLDRQKALEAAMNDINNSFGKGSVTRLGSAGGALVETFPSGCLTLDFALGGGLPKGRIVEIYGPESSGKTTLALHAIAEVQKVGGNAMLVDAEHAFDPTYSKALGVDVENLIVCQPDNGEMALEIADRICRSGAVDLICIDSVSALTPRAEIEGEIGMQQMGLQARLMSQALRKMSGNASKAGCTLIFLNQIRHKIGVYYGNPEVTSGGIALKFFASLRLEIRTIGKIKSAKGDEDIGIRVRVRVQKSKVSRPYKQAEFEITFGEGVSNLGCILDCAEMMNIVLKKGSWYSYGDNRLGQGRDRALQYLIENPLVSGEIEKLVRSMMIDGIGQVGSSHLKHLPPQHEHADIFEELQ; via the exons ATGGTGTTCCCGCTAAAACCCCAATTTGTTGTCTCCAAAATTCAACCCCCTCTTCTGTCGCCTCCCTTTTCACTGCAATTTCAACCCTTCCCTACTCGCTTGAAATCGAATTTCGCACCCAAGCAAATTAGGGTTAGCTCCCAGTTCGACGTCAAGGTCAATGGCGCTCTTTCCACTGATCCCGACCCCCATTTCCTCGATCGG CAAAAAGCACTGGAAGCAGCAATGAATGACATAAATAATTCATTTGGGAAAGGGAGTGTCACAAGATTGGGCAGTGCTGGTGGAGCTCTAGT AGAAACTTTTCCAAGCGGCTGCTTGACGTTAGACTTTGCCCTTGGTGGCGGCCTTCCTAAAGGCAGAATTGTTGAG ATATATGGGCCAGAAAGTAGTGGAAAGACCACCTTGGCGCTCCATGCAATTGCAGAGGTGCAG AAGGTAGGAGGCAACGCCATGCTTGTCGATGCAgagcatgcttttgatcctacATATTCTAAGGCATTGGGAGTTGATGTAGAAAATTTGATTGTTTGCCAACCTGATAACGGGGAGATGGCCCTTGAga TTGCAGATCGTATTTGCAGATCTGGTGCTGTAGATCTCATCTGCATTGATTCTGTCTCAGCTCTTACTCCACGAGCTGAAATTGAA GGGGAAATTGGAATGCAGCAGATGGGTTTGCAAGCACGGCTTATGAGCCAGGCCCTGCGTAAAATGTCTGGGAATGCCTCTAAAGCTGGGTGTACTCTTATTTTCCTTAATCAAATAAGACACAAG ATTGGGGTATACTATGGAAATCCTGAAGTCACCAGTGGAGGCATTGCTTTGAAGTTCTTTGCATCACTTCGGCTTGAAATACGTACTATAGGGAAGATTAAATCT GCTAAAGGAGATGAAGACATTGGGATTAGAGTTCGTGTGAGAGTGCAAAAGAGTAAG GTGTCAAGGCCATACAAGCAAGCGGAGTTTGAAATTACTTTTGGTGAAGGAGTTAGCAATCTG GGTTGCATTTTAGACTGTGCTGAAATGATGAACATAGTCTTAAAGAAGGGTTCCTGGTATAGCTATGGAGATAATAG gttGGGACAAGGGAGAGACAGAGCATTACAATACTTGATAGAGAACCCTCTTGTTTCTGGTGAAATTGAGAAG CTTGTTCGGTCCATGATGATTGATGGTATTGGCCAAGTGGGCTCGTCGCATTTGAAGCACTTGCCACCACAGCATGAACATGCAGATATTTTTGAAGAGTTACAGTAG
- the LOC127812002 gene encoding DNA repair protein recA homolog 1, chloroplastic isoform X5, translating into MVFPLKPQFVVSKIQPPLLSPPFSLQFQPFPTRLKSNFAPKQIRVSSQFDVKVNGALSTDPDPHFLDRQKALEAAMNDINNSFGKGSVTRLGSAGGALVETFPSGCLTLDFALGGGLPKGRIVEIYGPESSGKTTLALHAIAEVQKVGGNAMLVDAEHAFDPTYSKALGVDVENLIVCQPDNGEMALEIADRICRSGAVDLICIDSVSALTPRAEIEGEIGMQQMGLQARLMSQALRKMSGNASKAGCTLIFLNQIRHKVSRPYKQAEFEITFGEGVSNLGCILDCAEMMNIVLKKGSWYSYGDNRLGQGRDRALQYLIENPLVSGEIEKLVRSMMIDGIGQVGSSHLKHLPPQHEHADIFEELQ; encoded by the exons ATGGTGTTCCCGCTAAAACCCCAATTTGTTGTCTCCAAAATTCAACCCCCTCTTCTGTCGCCTCCCTTTTCACTGCAATTTCAACCCTTCCCTACTCGCTTGAAATCGAATTTCGCACCCAAGCAAATTAGGGTTAGCTCCCAGTTCGACGTCAAGGTCAATGGCGCTCTTTCCACTGATCCCGACCCCCATTTCCTCGATCGG CAAAAAGCACTGGAAGCAGCAATGAATGACATAAATAATTCATTTGGGAAAGGGAGTGTCACAAGATTGGGCAGTGCTGGTGGAGCTCTAGT AGAAACTTTTCCAAGCGGCTGCTTGACGTTAGACTTTGCCCTTGGTGGCGGCCTTCCTAAAGGCAGAATTGTTGAG ATATATGGGCCAGAAAGTAGTGGAAAGACCACCTTGGCGCTCCATGCAATTGCAGAGGTGCAG AAGGTAGGAGGCAACGCCATGCTTGTCGATGCAgagcatgcttttgatcctacATATTCTAAGGCATTGGGAGTTGATGTAGAAAATTTGATTGTTTGCCAACCTGATAACGGGGAGATGGCCCTTGAga TTGCAGATCGTATTTGCAGATCTGGTGCTGTAGATCTCATCTGCATTGATTCTGTCTCAGCTCTTACTCCACGAGCTGAAATTGAA GGGGAAATTGGAATGCAGCAGATGGGTTTGCAAGCACGGCTTATGAGCCAGGCCCTGCGTAAAATGTCTGGGAATGCCTCTAAAGCTGGGTGTACTCTTATTTTCCTTAATCAAATAAGACACAAG GTGTCAAGGCCATACAAGCAAGCGGAGTTTGAAATTACTTTTGGTGAAGGAGTTAGCAATCTG GGTTGCATTTTAGACTGTGCTGAAATGATGAACATAGTCTTAAAGAAGGGTTCCTGGTATAGCTATGGAGATAATAG gttGGGACAAGGGAGAGACAGAGCATTACAATACTTGATAGAGAACCCTCTTGTTTCTGGTGAAATTGAGAAG CTTGTTCGGTCCATGATGATTGATGGTATTGGCCAAGTGGGCTCGTCGCATTTGAAGCACTTGCCACCACAGCATGAACATGCAGATATTTTTGAAGAGTTACAGTAG
- the LOC127812002 gene encoding DNA repair protein recA homolog 1, chloroplastic isoform X4 codes for MALFPLIPTPISSIGYQKALEAAMNDINNSFGKGSVTRLGSAGGALVETFPSGCLTLDFALGGGLPKGRIVEIYGPESSGKTTLALHAIAEVQKVGGNAMLVDAEHAFDPTYSKALGVDVENLIVCQPDNGEMALEIADRICRSGAVDLICIDSVSALTPRAEIEGEIGMQQMGLQARLMSQALRKMSGNASKAGCTLIFLNQIRHKIGVYYGNPEVTSGGIALKFFASLRLEIRTIGKIKSAKGDEDIGIRVRVRVQKSKVSRPYKQAEFEITFGEGVSNLGCILDCAEMMNIVLKKGSWYSYGDNRLGQGRDRALQYLIENPLVSGEIEKLVRSMMIDGIGQVGSSHLKHLPPQHEHADIFEELQ; via the exons ATGGCGCTCTTTCCACTGATCCCGACCCCCATTTCCTCGATCGGGTAT CAAAAAGCACTGGAAGCAGCAATGAATGACATAAATAATTCATTTGGGAAAGGGAGTGTCACAAGATTGGGCAGTGCTGGTGGAGCTCTAGT AGAAACTTTTCCAAGCGGCTGCTTGACGTTAGACTTTGCCCTTGGTGGCGGCCTTCCTAAAGGCAGAATTGTTGAG ATATATGGGCCAGAAAGTAGTGGAAAGACCACCTTGGCGCTCCATGCAATTGCAGAGGTGCAG AAGGTAGGAGGCAACGCCATGCTTGTCGATGCAgagcatgcttttgatcctacATATTCTAAGGCATTGGGAGTTGATGTAGAAAATTTGATTGTTTGCCAACCTGATAACGGGGAGATGGCCCTTGAga TTGCAGATCGTATTTGCAGATCTGGTGCTGTAGATCTCATCTGCATTGATTCTGTCTCAGCTCTTACTCCACGAGCTGAAATTGAA GGGGAAATTGGAATGCAGCAGATGGGTTTGCAAGCACGGCTTATGAGCCAGGCCCTGCGTAAAATGTCTGGGAATGCCTCTAAAGCTGGGTGTACTCTTATTTTCCTTAATCAAATAAGACACAAG ATTGGGGTATACTATGGAAATCCTGAAGTCACCAGTGGAGGCATTGCTTTGAAGTTCTTTGCATCACTTCGGCTTGAAATACGTACTATAGGGAAGATTAAATCT GCTAAAGGAGATGAAGACATTGGGATTAGAGTTCGTGTGAGAGTGCAAAAGAGTAAG GTGTCAAGGCCATACAAGCAAGCGGAGTTTGAAATTACTTTTGGTGAAGGAGTTAGCAATCTG GGTTGCATTTTAGACTGTGCTGAAATGATGAACATAGTCTTAAAGAAGGGTTCCTGGTATAGCTATGGAGATAATAG gttGGGACAAGGGAGAGACAGAGCATTACAATACTTGATAGAGAACCCTCTTGTTTCTGGTGAAATTGAGAAG CTTGTTCGGTCCATGATGATTGATGGTATTGGCCAAGTGGGCTCGTCGCATTTGAAGCACTTGCCACCACAGCATGAACATGCAGATATTTTTGAAGAGTTACAGTAG